The following are encoded together in the Salvelinus alpinus chromosome 29, SLU_Salpinus.1, whole genome shotgun sequence genome:
- the LOC139559416 gene encoding uncharacterized protein — translation MPTISSEKWTNYKDLGNMWMRYACTPLKTKVSLSVTAERSGPKRSVMLHSIFFLGWIHSPKYTPEMILGDHLSEMMKKIFPQPFESYTRKLPKRTPFSCVLDMVVSWFGPDQKSEIWQKLRDIANVMSGKHRFTSSTICISESGGRYYGASMSCTGKKEGQIMIAVSCLCTWHYGVSNAVMTYKPDKNKRKNFDGTMKLQEYVKCQASNVKSGEEIPPCKSCGNLFGLEKPSNQMWPYGNCAEAESLSKLLYGEEEIVKKVVPPVDCEMREQVVKEVKAHLEEKLQESEFQWDSSYYIPQ, via the exons GTGTCATTGTCTGTCACGGccgaaagaagtggaccaaagcgcagcgtg ATGCTCCACAGCATCTTCTTCTTAGGCTGGATTCATTCCCCCAAATACACCCCCGAGATGATCCTTGGTGACCATTTGTCTGAGATGATGAAGAAGATATTCCCACAACCGTTTGAGAGTTACACAAGGAAACTGCCAAAACGGACTCCATTCTCCTGTGTGCTTGATATG GTGGTCTCCTGGTTTGGACCAGACCAAAAGTCGGAAATATGGCAGAAACTGCGGGATATCGCCAATGTCATGTCAGGGAAACACCGGTTCACCTCCTCAACCATCTGCATCTCTGAAAGTGGAGGGAGGTACTATGGAGCGTCCATGTCCTGCACGGGGAAGAAAGAGGGACAGATTATGATcgctgtgtcctgtctgtgtacCTGGCACTACGGTGTATCCAATGCCGTGATGACATACAAGCCAGATAAGAACAAGAGAAAGAACTTTGATGGCACCATGAAACTACAAGAGTATGTAAAGTGCCAGGCTTCCAATGTGAAGAGTGGGGAGGAGATACCTCCTTGCAAGTCCTGTGGTAATCTTTTTGGTCTGGAGAAACCAAGCAATCAGATGTGGCCCTATGGAAACTGCGCAGAGGCAGAGAGCTTGAGCAAACTGCTCTATGGAGAGGAAGAGATTGTTAAGAAAGTAGTACCACCAGTTGATTGCGAAATGCGAGAGCAAGTGGTGAAGGAGGTAAAGGCTCACCTGGAGGAGAAGCTCCAAGAGTCAGAATTTCAATGGGATTCTTCCTATTACATTCCACAGTAG